In Podospora pseudoanserina strain CBS 124.78 chromosome 5, whole genome shotgun sequence, a single window of DNA contains:
- a CDS encoding hypothetical protein (EggNog:ENOG503NWYM; COG:O): MTWFLQYSVRPETILTILVVAISVDQLVTIVATTGAVVLSLCFWLHIIGLSSDFFPTLGQHARLQPDSFSQEHLSQRQLEEEDLQLKAVGEEMKSREELSSTPVGGSSVSSPDSRSQSESEALVEQAVEQGYLGKVPAEYNLPEDDVKGPLEVPIWFLNYNLKTTSELANHMPKVIIKEDAPDTAYGEDAVFEIKSAVYNNLWSVLSNPSQTWESANEENLPFFRRTTLLLTAINTMYGARGHRAFFEAVVEQFATDIGADLIALDIEDVLDLGEYWLNGLESQGCIREGKRDKPLLFAHTLLDVPDQRIFRHGTGSATPERRPLIIHIPDVHHFDIPDDNDLQGSPRWFDFADIKEILDVIQLAIINQAGGSGATLLVLSSRYYTTSHRNTDIPLVHALLEAEEDITLVPLKTPSQVKLLEEGPPNCDRHLRINIRSFQRQIRATIGDFTSPLLQPHTAWEFINDCETSRRFCLGHRQHGEIISVGKKVALQVGRHGSVTADHIQQSLIAVASHGEMLKDWDIESSVDDVQSRWAQFSPHIRKKLEQAENGNNDAEKQLLDLVVDPGSIMHGWSNIQLDLDTKDAIAQLIYQATGTISSHLRSGILANVKVGGALLYGPPGTGKTHLARVLAHEHELVMISVSSADIESSRVGETEKTIQNLFSLARKLHPSIIFIDEADSLLKRREPHDHTWERARLNQFLAEMDGLKQDMNSPFVILATNLPQALDDAVLRRVPARLFMGLPRARARREILAICLREDVVADDVNVDDLVRRTKGYTGSDLHTLCVQAALISAAESQASRSVNNITGLSSIQRVHFEKALRRSAPTSTGHALAAIREFAKASDPQALAQFTAPDNDEVEQASTSAEPSLPRQKMGITTGTLTPPDQSIDNVGDSGSVTGGEAASEFASPEFGVPEALTSHKATSALGPLYTPLKSNSRQIRVLSITPQSLKTEDSWIECRLETVDLDDMEVWYHELRTILQANDGEFPFDVTKTPPAWILATAANELAKEQPKDTEMHWAYVLEKLNSIPELKTLKSDVPFERLTRWTEFAPRYEWGDYIAMSYTWGPPEPSHTILVNNHEVQVGGNLYQMLLRLRKSVEVKQSHLKVWIDALCINQNDDKEKETEVQKMDVIYNMALAVRGWIGAPSSATPGSPFDTAYTLVRQWFSQHQGIPKSYISDPTLYPQSLLRSLRTVAFELIRLPYWSRTWITQEIALANSVCFWYGDDYLFVPGEIKRALEPFVDFSSALNQPSDLHFMWDDGELDSSSDLPSIQEQRMLSQHVHRIFVKFDLRELPRVNNTGLLITILTLAQASAATDLRDKVYGTLALLPLSIRDSVKPSYAEFYAALDAYADFAKACILGLGDLSIWTYLTRLQPRPGGSSLPSWAIDLSSEADDALVQERTTPPSRPGSRFNANAGKQQCPAFSHDGRIMYCEGLIIDSIDTLTMSPSRAREITLQDSYFNPLSSVTNPPAAPSNMPNEDARTALARVLHAEPEYDISNPSCLLNLAWGLKEDRPPDGLNWQRLEANIKDASELAHAHMSLLWWRALLHANLDFMIKGCPLHSYFSSGAAQEFQPHEYTYQDLSQTSYRRLCMTSNGRVGTVPGLAQAGDKIVVLFACQKPVVVRPKGKHYEFIGTCFVDGLMKGEAVADMESGGKLNPEMISFC, from the exons ATGACCTGGTTTTTACAGTACTCAGTTCGGCCTGAAACGATACTGACGATACTCGTCGTGGCCATCTCCGTGGACCAACTTGTCACCATCGTAGCGACTACTGGAGCAGTCGTTCTATCTTTGTGTTTCTGGCTACATATAATTGGGCTCTCGTCGGACTTCTTCCCGACTTTGGGCCAGCATGCGCGACTTCAACCTGACTCTTTTTCACAGGAGCACCTCTCTCAGCGCCAActcgaggaagaggacttACAACTAAAGGCGGTGGGCGAAGAAATGAAATCAAGGGAAGAGTTGTCTTCGACACCAGTCGGGGGAAGCTCAGTGAGTAGTCCCGACTCGAGAAGTCAGTCAGAGAGTGAAGCTTTGGTGGAGCAGGCAGTGGAGCAAGGCTACCTCGGAAAAGTCCCAGCTGAGTACAATCTACCAGAGGACGATGTCAAAGGACCA TTGGAAGTGCCCATCTGGTTTTTGAACTACAACCTGAAGACAACGAGTGAGCTTGCCAACCACATGCCCAAAGTAATCATCAAGGAAGACGCGCCAGATACAGCATACGGTGAGGATGCCGTTTTTGAAATCAAATCAGCTGTGTACAACAACCTTTGGTCTGTCTTGTCAAACCCAAGCCAGACGTGGGAGTCAGCAAACGAAGAGAATCTGCCCTTCTTCAGGAGGACGACCCTTCTCCTGACCGCGATTAACACCATGTACGGGGCTCGGGGCCACCGCGCCTTCTTTGAAGCTGTCGTCGAACAGTTTGCCACTGACATTGGGGCTGATCTTATCGCACTGGACATTGAGGATGTTTTGGACTTGGGTGAGTACTGGTTAAATGGACTAGAAAGTCAGGGCTGTATACGGGAAGGCAAAAGGGACAAGCCGCTGTTGTTCGCACATACATTGCTCGACGTTCCAGACCAGAGGATATTCAGGCACGGTACCGGTAGCGCCACGCCTGAGCGTCGACCATTGATCATACACATTCCAGATGTTCACCACTTCGACATACCCGACGATAATGACCTCCAAGGCAGCCCAAGATGGTTTGACTTCGCCGACATCAAAGAAATACTCGACGTGATACAGCTagccatcatcaatcaaGCGGGAGGGAGCGGTGCCACCTTGCTTGTGCTTTCGAGTCGCTATTACACCACATCCCACAGAAACACTGACATTCCCCTCGTACACGCGCTTCTTGAGGCCGAAGAGGATATAACACTGGTGCCACTGAAAACTCCAAGCCAGGTCAAACTGCTTGAAGAAGGACCTCCCAACTGCGATCGTCATCTTCGCATAAACATCCGTTCATTCCAGCGACAGATAAGGGCCACTATCGGGGACTTTACTTCGCCGCTATTGCAGCCTCACACGGCATGGGAGTTCATCAATGACTGCGAGACATCGAGGAGGTTTTGCCTCGGGCACCGGCAACATGGGGAAATCATATCAGTTGGGAAGAAAGTTGCGCTTCAAGTCGGAAGACATGGAAGCGTCACTGCCGATCACATTCAACAATCACTTATTGCAGTGGCCTCGCACGGAGAAATGCTAAAAGATTGGGACATTGAGAGTAGTGTTGATGACGTCCAGTCGCGCTGGGCTCAATTTTCGCCACATATTAGAAAAAAGCTCGAGCAAGCTGAGAACGGGAATAATGACGCTGAGAAACAATTATTggatcttgttgttgatccCG GGTCGATCATGCACGGATGGTCGAATATCCAGCTCGATTTGGACACGAAGGATGCCATCGCCCAGTTGATTTACCAGGCAACAGGGACTATTTCGTCCCATCTCCGGTCTGGAATCCTCGCAAATGTCAAAGTCGGCGGTGCTCTACTCTACGGCCCCCCAGGGACAGGCAAGACTCATCTAGCAAGAGTGCTGGCCCACGAGCACGAGCTGGTCATGATTTCGGTATCTTCGGCCGACATTGAGTCCAGTCGTGTGGGTGAAACAGAAAAGACCATCCAAAACCTCTTCAGTCTAGCTCGCAAACTCCATCCAAGCATCATTTTCATCGACGAAGCGGACTCCCTCCTAAAGCGCAGGGAACCACACGACCACACGTGGGAGCGTGCTCGACTGAACCAATTCCTTGCCGAAATGGATGGTCTCAAACAGGACATGAACTCGCCGTTTGTTATCCTGGCCACCAACCTTCCACAAGCACTTGATGACGCCGTTCTCCGTCGCGTTCCTGCAAGATTGTTCATGGGCTTACCGCGGGCGCGGGCGAGGCGAGAGATTCTTGCAATCTGCCTCCGCGAAGACGTTGTTGCAGACGACGTGAACGTTGATGACCTTGTACGACGCACCAAGGGTTATACAGGCTCCGACCTGCATACTCTGTGTGTCCAGGCTGCTTTGATCTCAGCGGCCGAATCCCAAGCGTCGAGGTCTGTTAACAACATCACAGGGCTTAGTAGCATACAGCGGGTTCACTTTGAAAAGGCACTGAGGCGATCAGCACCTACGAGCACTGGACACGCACTGGCTGCGATCCGGGAATTTGCAAAAGCAAGCGACCCACAAGCATTGGCTCAGTTTACAGCGCCTGACAATGATGAGGTAGAACAAGCATCGACATCGGCAGAGCCTTCGTTGCCGCGCCAGAAGATGGGAATCACGACCGGTACATTGACACCTCCGGATCAAAGTATTGACAACGTAGGAGATTCGGGGTCTGTGACAGGGGGTGAAGCCGCTTCTGAATTTGCATCGCCTGAGTTCGGAGTCCCAGAAGCTCTAACATCCCATAAAGCAACCTCTGCCTTGGGACCGCTTTACACACCCCTGAAAAGCAACAGCCGACAAATCAGAGTGCTATCCATCACGCCACAGTCACTTAAAACTGAGGACAGTTGGATAGAGTGCAGGCTTGAGACGGTCGATCTCGATGACATGGAGGTGTGGTACCACGAGCTGCGGACCATACTCCAAGCAAACGATGGCGAGTTCCCATTTGATGTGACCAAAACACCTCCGGCATGGATTCTAGCGACAGCTGCAAacgagctggccaaggaaCAACCAAAAGACACTGAGATGCACTGGGCATATGTTTTGGAAAAGTTGAACTCGATCCCAGAGCTGAAGACGTTGAAATCAGACGTACCATTCGAAAGGTTGACAAGATGGACAGAGTTCGCTCCGAGATATGAATGGGGGGACTACATAGCTATGAGTTATACCTGG GGACCTCCCGAACCTTCTCACACCATCTTGGTGAATAATCACGAGGTACAAGTTGGTGGCAACCTTTACCAGATGCTCTTGAGGCTCAGGAAGTCAGTAGAGGTCAAACAGTCACATCTCAAGGTCTGGATTGATGCCCTCTGCATCAACCAAAATGAcgacaaagaaaaggagaCCGAGGTGCAAAAGATGGATGTGATATACAACATGGCTCTGGCAGTTCGAGGGTGGATAGGTGCCCCGTCCTCGGCAACACCAGGGTCCCCTTTTGACACCGCTTACACATTGGTGCGACAGTGGTTCAGTCAGCATCAGGGAATCCCCAAGTCTTACATTTCCGACCCCACACTATACCCTCAGTCACTACTTCGGTCGTTGCGAACTGTGGCCTTTGAGCTCATCAGACTGCCGTACTGGAGTCGCACTTGGATCACACAGGAGATTGCGCTCGCTAATTCTGTTTGTTTTTGGTACGGTGATGACTACCTTTTTGTACCCGGAGAGATAAAGCGAGCGCTCGAACCGTTTGTCGACTTTAGCTCGGCACTCAATCAGCCATCAGACTTGCACTTTATGTGGGATGACGGTGAGCTTGACTCCAGCTCTGATCTCCCCTCGATCCAGGAACAACGGATGTTGTCTCAGCACGTCCATCGAATCTTTGTCAAGTTTGACCTTCGGGAGCTCCCCAGGGTTAATAACACCGGACTTCTCATCACGATTTTGACTTTGGCCCAAGCATCCGCCGCCACCGATTTGCGCGACAAAGTCTATGGGACACTGGCCctgctccccctctccatcagAGACAGTGTCAAACCCAGCTATGCTGAGTTTTATGCGGCACTCGATGCTTACGCAGACTTTGCTAAAGCCTGTATCCTAGGCCTGGGCGATCTATCAATATGGACCTACCTAACCCGGTTACAGCCCCGTCCAGGGGGTAGCTCTCTACCAAGCTGGGCCATCGATCTCAGTAGTGAGGCGGACGATGCTTTGGTTCAAGAACGTACGACCCCACCTTCACGTCCTGGTTCCCGCTTCAACGCCAACGCGGGAAAACAACAGTGTCCTGCCTTTTCTCACGACGGACGCATCATGTATTGCGAGGGATTGATCATCGACTCCATTGACACGTTGACGATGTCGCCCTCGCGCGCAAGGGAAATCACATTACAGGATTCGTATTTCAACCCGTTGTCTTCAGtgaccaacccccccgcTGCCCCGTCGAACATGCCCAACGAAGACGCCAGGACGGCTTTAGCACGCGTGCTGCACGCAGAACCCGAGTATGACATATCTAATCCAAGCTGTCTCCTCAATTTGGCATGGGGTCTAAAGGAAGATCGTCCGCCAGACGGGCTCAACTGGCAAAGACTGGAAGCCAACATCAAGGACGCTTCTGAACTAGCTCACGCCCACATGTCCTTGTTGTGGTGGCGCGCCCTTCTCCATGCCAACCTCGACTTTATGATCAAAGGGTGCCCACTGCACAGCTACTTTTCTTCAGGTGCGGCACAAGAGTTCCAACCACACGAGTACACGTACCAGGATCTATCTCAGACATCCTATCGAAGACTTTGCATGACTTCGAATGGTCGGGTTGGGACGGTGCCAGGTCTGGCCCAAGCCGGCGACAAGATTGTCGTTCTCTTTGCTTGCCAAAAGCCGGTGGTGGTTCGCCCCAAGGGGAAGCATTACGAGTTCATCGGCACCTGTTTTGTGGACGGGCTCATGAAGGGGGAGGCCGTGGCTGATATGGAAAGCGGGGGCAAGCTCAATCCTGAGatgatttctttttgttaG
- the PYK1 gene encoding Pyruvate kinase (BUSCO:EOG09261QXC; COG:G; EggNog:ENOG503NUBE), translating into MVNTALDHLNLGGKIEWLSQLDTAFQPARNFRRTSIICTIGPKTNSVEAINKLREAGLNVVRMNFSHGSYEYHQSVIDNARAAEKAQKGRQVAIALDTKGPEIRTGNTVNDADLPISAGAILNITTDEKYATACTTENMYVDYKNITKVISPGRIIYVDDGVLAFDVLEIVDDKTIKVQARNNGFISSRKGVNLPNTDVDLPALSEKDKADLLFGVKNNVDMVFASFIRRGQDIKDIREVLGEEGKHIQIIAKIENRQGLNNFAEILEETDGVMVARGDLGIEIPAAEVFAAQKKIIAMCNIAGKPVICATQMLESMIKNPRPTRAEISDVGNAVTDGADCVMLSGETAKGSYPNEAVREMSEACLKAENTIPYVSHFEELCALVKRPVSIVESCAMAAVRTSLDLNASAIFVLSTSGVSARLISKYRPVCPIIMITRNASASRYAHLYRGVYPFSFPEAKPDFSKVNWQEDVDRRIKWGLTHAIDLGVLNEGETVVVVQGWKGGMGNTNTLRIVKADVDHLGIGQLE; encoded by the exons ATGGTCAACACAGCTCTCGACCACCTCAACTTGGGGGGCAAGATCGAATGGCTCTCGCAGCTCGATACCGCGTTCCAGCCTGCCCGCAACTTCCGCcgcacctccatcatctgcaCCATTGGCCCCAAGACGAACTCTGTTGAGgccatcaacaagctccGCGAGGCTGGCCTCAACGTGGTGCGCATGAACTTCTCCCACGGCAGCTACGAGTACCACC AGTCTGTCATTGACAATGCTCGCGCTGCCGAGAAGGCCCAGAAGGGCCGTCAGGTCGCCATCGCCCTCGACACCAAGGGCCCCGAGATCCGTACCGGCAACACCGTCAACGATGCCGATCTCCCCATCTCCGCCGGCGCCATCTtgaacatcaccaccgatgAGAAGTATGCCACGGCCTGCACCACCGAGAACAT GTACGTCGACTACAAGAACATCACCAAGGTCATCTCCCCAGGCCGCATTATTTACGTCGACGACGGTGTCTTGGCGTTCGATGTGCTCGAGATTGTCGacgacaagaccatcaaggtTCAGGCGCGCAACAATGGTTTCATCTCTTCCCGCAAGGGTGTCAACCTGCCCAACACCGATGTCGATCTGCCCGCCCTCTCcgagaaggacaaggccgATCTCCTGTTCGGCGTCAAGAACAATGTCGACATGGTCTTTGCTT CTTTCATCCGCAGAGGGCAAGACATCAAGGACATTCGTGAGGTcctcggcgaggagggcaagcaCATTCAGATCATTGCCAAGATTGAGAACAGACAAGGTCTCAACAACTTTGCCGAGATTCTCGAGGAGACCGACGGTGTCATGGTTGCCCGTGGCGATCTCGGTATCGAGATTCCCGCCGCCGAGGTGTTCGCCGCTCAGAAAAAGATCATTGCCATGTGCAACATTGCTGGCAAACCCGTCATTTGCGCCACTCAGATGCTCGAGTCCATGATCAAGAACCCCAGGCCAACCAGAGCCGAGATCAGTGATGTTGGCAACGCAGTTACTGACGGCGCCGACTGTGTCATG CTTTCCGGTGAGACAGCCAAGGGTAGCTACCCCAACGAGGCTGTCCGTGAGATGAGCGAGGCCTGCCTCAAGGCTGAGAACACCATCCCATATGTCAGCCACTTCGAGGAGCTGTGCGCCCTTGTCAAGCGCCCCGTCTCCATTGTCGAGTCTTGCGCCATGGCGGCTGTCCGGACGTCTCTCGACCTCAACGCCTCGGCCATCTTCGTTCTCTCCACCTCGGGGGTCTCTGCCCGCCTCATCTCCAAGTACCGCCCTGTTtgccccatcatcatgatcacTCGGAACGCGTCGGCCTCGAGATATGCCCACTTGTACCGCGGCGTATACCCATTCTCCTTCCCAGAGGCTAAGCCCGACTTTAGCAAAGTCAACTGgcaggaggatgtggatcgCCGCATCAAGTGGGGTCTTACCCACGCTATCGACTTGGGTGTTCTCAACGAGGgtgagacggtggtggttgtccaGGGCTGGAAGGGCGGCATGGGCAACACAAACACTCTGCGTATCGTTAAGGCCGATGTGGACCACCTCGGCATTGGCCAGCTGGAGTAG
- a CDS encoding hypothetical protein (EggNog:ENOG503P6T0; COG:S), with the protein MVLARLTHYAFDAVLVSTILAGMKRSTGLTFQADQIGDSDQDPFRKFMNRYLGVGEWVMDQSVAIAGSSKWFKRTR; encoded by the exons ATGGTC CTGGCAAGGTTGACTCATTATGCCTTTGATGCTGTGCTCG TTTCCACCATCCTTGCGGGGATGAAGCGCTCGACCGGCCTGAC TTTCCAAGCCGATCAGATTGGTGATTCGGACCAGGACCCCTTCAGGAAGTTCATGAACCGCTACCTCGGTGTCGGCGAGTGGGTGATGGATCAGTCGGTTGCCATCGCAGGCTCGAGCAAGTGGTTCAAGAGAACCCGGTAA
- a CDS encoding hypothetical protein (EggNog:ENOG503PYAD) — MDIIQDDFSSLDLHEPLSPSHSGQPINNDRLARIMEIRRLESPDINPPRYHDPSTPPSSPPQPSSISSFPGTLGSPPRPPQSPPQFPQFSLFPGELQNLIWDHAAQLLSSPTSTPGIHFLLQPPLLSPNTPPLIRPAPFQLSTPWLTNDLDLIPTRDSFCLNLANLLLTCRASRAAILRNNASFPFAHNRTILRSLPQKGYPMLCAPKSVDLSLDLHRDLVSLTSANGTCDEVRRMLDFTDGNHFMFSAARKFAVRYGLGWELPTPGPFQHDRRCPTGWMGMRGGGRPGFCSRCVGRLVERFRRLEEVWVLVDLPEKGWKRVDGGWGRKKEFEGWDRRWFAVEGVGVVGEEGNGNGGVVEEGLEVLERVKSNLKDPRYYHMPWVSELKFGLLGWEKLT; from the exons ATGGACATCATCCAGGACGACTTTTCCTCCCTCGACCTTCACGAACCACTATCGCCATCTCATTCCGGCCAACCAATCAATAACGACAGATTAGCCCGCATCATGGAAATCCGACGCCTCGAAAGCCCAgatatcaacccccccaggTACCACGacccatcaacaccaccctcctcaccaccacagccatcttccatctcatcatTCCCCGGAACACTCGGATCACCACCCAGACCACCACAATCACCCCCTCAATTCCCCCaattctccctcttcccaggTGAACTCCAAAACCTAATCTGGGACCACGCCGCCcagctcctctcctccccaacctcgaccccaGGAatccacttcctcctccaaccccccctcttAAGCCCCAACACGCCCCCTCTCATCCGCCCGGCCCCCTTCCAGCTTTCTACTCCATGGCTCACCAACGACCTCGACCTCATCCCAACCAGAGACTCCTTCTGTCTCAACCTcgcaaacctcctcctcacctgccGCGCCTCTCGCGCCGCCATTCTCCGCAACAACGCCTCTTTCCCATTCGCCCACAACAGAACTATCCTAAGGTCTCTCCCCCAAAAGGGGTATCCAATGTTGTGCGCCCCAAAGTCGGTCGACTTGTCCCTCGACCTCCACCGAGATTTGGTGTCACTGACCTCGGCCAATGGCACCTGTGACGaagtgaggaggatgctCGATTTCACCGACGGTAACCACTTCATGTTTTCGGCAGCGAGGAAATTTGCGGTGAGGTATGGGTTAGGCTGGGAACTGCCGACTCCGGGCCCGTTTCAGCACGACAGACGGTGTCCgacggggtggatggggatgagggggggtgggaggccGGGGTTTTGCTCGAGGTgtgtggggaggttggttgagCGGttcaggaggttggaggaggtttgggttttggttgatTTGCCTGAGAAGGGTTGGAAAAGGGTTGATggcgggtgggggaggaaaaaggagtttgaggggtgggataGGCGGTGGtttgctgttgagggggtgggcgttgtgggggaggaggggaatgggaatgggggggtagtggaggaggggttggaggtgctagagagggtgaagagTAATTTG AAAGATCCCAGGTATTATCATATGCCGTGGGTGAGCGAGTTGAagtttgggttgttggggtgggagaagtTGACATGA
- a CDS encoding hypothetical protein (EggNog:ENOG503NW4K), with translation MYSKAAIVALMLAVVEARFGQEGAVQGAVQALGAFGNPGAAGTLAGQTPSVLLAGANACAKLQLADQIVQELGTDDAVIAAAKLLVQAEKNFNPFAVSIPSICSDAGLPATEALRGIIPLVDPDVPGAAEQNARSAQSLNNPFNANGLSVADITAAQGFTDFTAQSLGGANAAPPAGGNNNNNNNNNNNNNNNNGGNVNCGAPRTLTTVIVAAPTATPAPAAGNGNNNNNNNNNNGGNNGGNNAALDFGSCVPTMNFLGGRGNRPATEFTFNAIDPVILSRQGEALNPNIITNRICDELTNICGANQAAKDACLDAKAQIQALGTRDASTAVAWNTLLGFPDVNVNV, from the coding sequence ATGTATTCCAAGGCTGCTATCGTCGCCCTCATGCTGGCCGTTGTCGAGGCCCGTTTCGGGCAAGAGGGTGCCGTCCAGGGCGCCGTCCAGGCTCTCGGTGCCTTTGGCAACCCCGGTGCTGCCGGCACCTTGGCCGGTCAGACTCCCAGCGTTCTCCTCGCCGGAGCCAACGCCTGCGCGAAGCTCCAACTTGCCGACCAGATCGTCCAGGAGCTCGGCACTGACGATGCCGTCATCGCTGCcgccaagctcctcgtccaGGCCGAGAAGAACTTCAACCCCTTCGCCGTCTCCATCCCCAGCATCTGCTCTGATGCCGGTCTCCCCGCCACCGAGGCCCTCCGTGGCATCATTCCTCTGGTCGACCCCGATGTTCCCGGCGCCGCTGAGCAGAACGCCCGCTCTGCCCAGTCCCTgaacaaccccttcaacgCCAACGGCCTGTCTGTTGccgacatcaccgccgcccagGGCTTCACTGACTTTACTGCTCAGAGCCTTGGTGGTGCCAACGCTGCTCCCCCTGCCggtggcaacaacaacaacaataacaacaacaacaacaacaacaataacaacaacggcggcaACGTCAACTGCGGAGCTCCAcgcaccctcaccaccgtgATCGTGGCCGCTCCCACCGCCACTCCCGCCCCCGCTGCCGGCAACggtaacaacaacaacaacaacaacaacaacaacggtgGCAACAACGGTGGcaacaacgccgccctcGACTTCGGCTCCTGCGTGCCCACCATGAACTTCCTCGGCGGGCGCGGCAACCGGCCCGCGACCGAGTTCACCTTCAACGCCATTGACCCCGTCATCCTCTCGCGCCAGGGCGAggccctcaaccccaacatcatcaccaaccgcaTCTGCGACGAGCTCACCAACATCTGCGGTGCCAACCAGGCGGCCAAGGACGCCTGCCTGGACGCCAAGGCCCAGATCCAGGCTCTCGGGACCAGGGACGCTTCCACCGCTGTTGCGTGGAACACTCTTTTGGGGTTCCCTGATGTGAATGTTAATGTTTAA
- a CDS encoding hypothetical protein (COG:G; EggNog:ENOG503P1I3), with the protein MSHHVLLLGGHGKVAQLLTPLLLKRSWTVTSVIRAQEQVPTIKKLGESQNGKLNVLVRSLEDVKSTDDAKKVIEDAGREGEKGVDYVVWSAGAGGKGGPERTYAIDRDAAIHFIRAAASTPSITKFLMVSYLASRKAKPAWWSEEEWKAAQHVNNEVLPTYYKAKIAADEELYRVSRESETLVGINLRPGTLTLEPAGKVELGRTKGSRGDVSRETVAVVADELLAREGVRNGWIDLLDGAEGVREAVERVVREGVDAAEGDPVYDE; encoded by the exons ATGTCCCACCACGTCCTCCTCCTAGGCGGCCACGGCAAGGTAGCCCAGCTCCTGACCCCCTTGCTCTTGAAGCGCTCCTGGACTGTCACGAGCGTGATCCGGGCTCAGGAACAAGTCCCCACGATCAAGAAGTTGGGGGAGAGCCAGAATGGGAAGCTGAATGTTCTCGTCAGGAGCCTGGAAGATGTCAAATCTACAGATGACGCCAAGAAAGTCATTGAAGACgccgggagggagggagaaaagggggtggacTATGTTGTTTGGAGTGCcg GTGCtggtgggaagggtggtCCGGAGAGG ACCTACGCCATCGACCGCGACGCCGCCATCCACTTCATCCGCGCAGctgcctccaccccctccatcaccaagttcttgatggtgtcttATCTTGCTTCTCGCAAGGCAAAGCCTGCGTGGTGGAGCGAGGAAGAGTGGAAAGCCGCCCAACATGTCAACAATGAGGTCTTGCCGACGTACTacaaggccaagattgctgctgatgaggagCTGTACCGTGTTTCGAGGGAGAGTGAGACGCTTGTGGGGATTAACCTCCGTCCTGGGACGTTAACGCTGGAGCCGGCCGGGAAggtggagttggggaggacgaAGGGGTCGCGTGGGGATGTGAGCAGGGAGACGGTCgcggttgttgctgatgagtTGTTGGCcagggagggggtgaggaatgGTTGGATTGATTTGTTGGATGGGGccgagggggtgagggaggcggtggagagggttgtgagggagggggttgatgctgCGGAGGGGGATCCGGTTTACGATGAGTAG
- a CDS encoding hypothetical protein (COG:C; EggNog:ENOG503P20Q): MRTPHGSFAEYAVAWQHTTFHIPSNISFEEAAALPLAAMTSVVGLYDRLRLPQPWSPEVSRDEVTDIPLLIYGASSAVGFYGLQFALRSNMHPLICVAGSAKEYVRGFIDESKGDVVVDYRDGPEATVEGIKKALKGRELKYALDAVSLPESLDNIAEVLSTDGGHVTLVLGHPKKGLKEGQKYSVTMVGDVHNDHRDLGYVYFRYIARGLAEGWFKPQRVEVVPGGLGGVRKALEDLKKGRASGVKYVMRIEETEGLVKGDR, from the coding sequence ATGCGCACCCCCCACGGCAGCTTCGCCGAGTACGCCGTCGCCTGGCAGCACACCACCTTCCACATCCCCAGCAACATCTCGttcgaggaggctgccgctcTGCCCCTCGCGGCCATGACCTCTGTTGTGGGGCTGTACGACCGGTTGAGGCTCCCGCAGCCGTGGTCGCCCGAGGTGAGCAGAGACGAGGTGACGGATATTCCGCTGCTGATTTACGGCGCGTCGTCCGCGGTCGGGTTTTACGGGTTGCAGTTTGCGCTGAGGAGCAACATGCACCCTTTGATCTGCGTGGCTGGGTCGGCGAAGGAGTATGTGAGAGGGTTTATCGATGAGTCAAAGggagatgtggttgttgattACAGGGATGGACCGGAAGcgacggtggaggggatcaagaaggcgctgaaggggagggagttgaagTATGCTCTTGATGCGGTTTCGTTGCCGGAGAGTCTCGACAATATTGCCGAGGTGCTGTCAACGGATGGGGGCCATGTCACTCTTGTGCTTGGACATCCgaagaaggggttgaaggaggggcaAAAGTACAGCGTTACTATGGTGGGCGATGTTCATAACGATCACAGGGATTTGGGGTATGTGTACTTTAGGTATATTGCTAGGGGGTTGGCCGAGGGCTGGTTTAAGCCGCAGAGGGTCGAGGTCGTGCCTggtggattggggggtgttcggaaggcgttggaggatttgaagaaggggagggcgagTGGAGTCAAGTATGTGATGAGGATtgaggagacggaggggttggtcAAGGGGGATAGGTGA